One window from the genome of Salvia miltiorrhiza cultivar Shanhuang (shh) chromosome 7, IMPLAD_Smil_shh, whole genome shotgun sequence encodes:
- the LOC130993784 gene encoding 2-oxoglutarate-dependent dioxygenase AOP3-like, translating to MAEPKLPTIKLKENGSADSLKWALESYGCAVIEYEEMSSGLDDVVFRLSEELFALPIETKTKHTSQLAGFGYGRNFEGMPAIEYFGIEHDATHLHPTTNFATLMWPNGNHHFW from the coding sequence ATGGCAGAACCCAAGCTCCCCACAATAAAATTAAAGGAGAATGGAAGCGCAGATTCGTTGAAGTGGGCTCTGGAGTCGTACGGATGCGCTGTAATCGAGTACGAGGAGATGAGTTCGGGGCTGGACGACGTCGTCTTCAGGCTGTCGGAAGAGCTGTTTGCTCTCCCCATCGAAACTAAAACCAAGCACACTTCTCAACTTGCAGGTTTTGGGTATGGCAGAAATTTTGAGGGGATGCCTGCAATTGAATATTTCGGTATCGAACATGATGCAACTCATCTTCACCCAACCACAAACTTCGCCACCCTAATGTGGCCCAACGGCAACCATCACTTTTGGTAA
- the LOC130992372 gene encoding uncharacterized protein LOC130992372 yields MSEYKRLLKQKTEAGEMMETPLGMSDTFWTGLKAYWDQDEVKAVSRRARENRYSEPDGVGTGISRHVGGSQSSRILQQSLLVDGEVPPTASNYSTFLRLHMYADGTFVSEKDANLDAEIHRVAAETGREDRLDEVYLELVRPGRSRLYGTGSAGVSQFSRGSTNSTCSSQMSQRMYETRISTLEERLQKAEEDRAAQEAAREAEQAAREALEQRMSQFEEILRRSGQLP; encoded by the exons ATGAGCGAGTATAAGAGACTACTCAAGCAGAAGACCGAGGCAGGGGAGATGATGGAGACACCGCTGGGCATGTCCGACACCTTTTGGACGGGACTCAAGGCATACTGGGATCAAGATGAGGTTAAGGCCGTTTCTAGGCGCGCACGTGAGAACCGATACTCTGAGCCAGATGGAGTTGGTACAGGGATCAGTCGGCACGTTGGAGGGTCTCAGTCGAGTCGTATTCTGCAGCAGAGTCTG CTCGTGGATGGTGAAGTCCCCCCAACTGCATCTAACTACAGCACTTTCCTCCGCCTACACATGTACGCAGATGGAACTTTTGTGTCAGAAAAGGATGCCAACCTTGAT gcggagattcATCGTGTTGCTGCTGAGACAGGACGAGAGGACCGACTCGATGAGGTCTACTTGGAGCTCGTACGTCCCGGTAGGTCACGACTGTACGGCACTGGAAGTGCTGGTGTGAGCCAGTTCAGTAGGGGGTCTACCAACAGTACATGCTCTTCCCAGATGTCTCAGCGAATGTATGAGACTCGGATCTCCACACTGGAGGAGCGTCTCCAAAAGGCTGAGGAGGATAGGGCGGCCCAAgaagcagcacgtgaggccgaacaagcagcacgtgaggccctTGAGCAGCGGATGAGTCAGTTCGAGGAGATACTGAGgcggtcgggtcagctacctTGA
- the LOC130992373 gene encoding probable 2-oxoglutarate-dependent dioxygenase AOP1 isoform X1, with amino-acid sequence MGSVTMKLPIIDFSNLKNQRETWESTKAQVRQALEEYGCFEATFDHIPPHLLKSVIHETKQLFDLPLPIKLRNRSNKPYHGYVGQYSMVPLYESLGIADALSPGEIEAFAALMWAQGNPSFSKSVESFSEKLSELDKIVRKMVVESLGLEKYMDEHMDSTNYLIRLQKYDRPRSHETELGLSSHTDKNIVTILYQNEINGLEVLTKDGHWFTSQPSPNSFVVMIGESFSVSFLNQLAWYGTLKKYTVKLMNWVQAWTNGRLHAPYHKVMMSGDEARYSIGLFSVPKPGYMIKAPEEMVDEEHPLLFNPYDHHRFLQFYYTEAGQKSPAALKEYCGH; translated from the exons ATGGGTTCTGTAACGATGAAGCTACCGATCATAGATTTCTCCAACCTCAAAAACCAACGTGAAACCTGGGAATCAACGAAAGCCCAAGTCCGGCAAGCCTTAGAAGAATACGGCTGCTTCGAAGCCACATTCGATCACATTCCTCCTCATCTCCTCAAATCAGTTATTCATGAAACCAAACAACTCTTCGATCTCCCTTTACCCATCAAACTACGCAACAGGTCCAACAAACCCTACCATGGCTACGTCGGTCAGTACTCCATGGTCCCACTCTACGAGAGCCTCGGGATCGCCGACGCCCTCTCCCCGGGCGAAATCGAAGCCTTCGCCGCCCTCATGTGGGCCCAAGGCAATCCCTCCTTCAG CAAGAGTGTGGAGTCTTTTTCGGAGAAATTGTCGGAATTGGACAAGATAGTTCGGAAAATGGTTGTGGAGAGCCTTGGACTAGAAAAGTACATGGATGAGCACATGGATTCCACCAACTACCTCATTCGACTCCAGAAATACGATAGGCCTCGAAGCCACGAGACTGAGCTAGGATTATCATCCCACACCGACAAGAACATCGTAACAATCTTGTACCAGAATGAGATCAACGGATTGGAAGTCCTCACCAAAGATGGACACTGGTTTACTTCTCAACCATCACCTAACTCTTTCGTCGTCATGATTGGAGAATCCTTTTctgtaagttttcttaatcaaCTCGCATGGTACGGTACCCTAAAAAAGTATACAGTTAAGCTTATGAATTGGGTGCAGGCATGGACAAACGGGAGGCTGCACGCTCCTTACCACAAGGTGATGATGAGCGGAGACGAAGCTCGATACTCAATTGGATTGTTTTCGGTTCCTAAACCGGGTTACATGATAAAGGCTCCCGAAGAGATGGTGGATGAAGAACATCCTCTACTCTTCAACCCCTATGATCATCATCGCTTTCTTCAATTCTACTATACCGAAGCTGGCCAGAAATCCCCAGCTGCTCTCAAAGAATATTGTGGACACTAA
- the LOC130992373 gene encoding probable 2-oxoglutarate-dependent dioxygenase AOP1 isoform X2, which produces MGSVTMKLPIIDFSNLKNQRETWESTKAQVRQALEEYGCFEATFDHIPPHLLKSVIHETKQLFDLPLPIKLRNRSNKPYHGYVGQYSMVPLYESLGIADALSPGEIEAFAALMWAQGNPSFSKSVESFSEKLSELDKIVRKMVVESLGLEKYMDEHMDSTNYLIRLQKYDRPRSHETELGLSSHTDKNIVTILYQNEINGLEVLTKDGHWFTSQPSPNSFVVMIGESFSAWTNGRLHAPYHKVMMSGDEARYSIGLFSVPKPGYMIKAPEEMVDEEHPLLFNPYDHHRFLQFYYTEAGQKSPAALKEYCGH; this is translated from the exons ATGGGTTCTGTAACGATGAAGCTACCGATCATAGATTTCTCCAACCTCAAAAACCAACGTGAAACCTGGGAATCAACGAAAGCCCAAGTCCGGCAAGCCTTAGAAGAATACGGCTGCTTCGAAGCCACATTCGATCACATTCCTCCTCATCTCCTCAAATCAGTTATTCATGAAACCAAACAACTCTTCGATCTCCCTTTACCCATCAAACTACGCAACAGGTCCAACAAACCCTACCATGGCTACGTCGGTCAGTACTCCATGGTCCCACTCTACGAGAGCCTCGGGATCGCCGACGCCCTCTCCCCGGGCGAAATCGAAGCCTTCGCCGCCCTCATGTGGGCCCAAGGCAATCCCTCCTTCAG CAAGAGTGTGGAGTCTTTTTCGGAGAAATTGTCGGAATTGGACAAGATAGTTCGGAAAATGGTTGTGGAGAGCCTTGGACTAGAAAAGTACATGGATGAGCACATGGATTCCACCAACTACCTCATTCGACTCCAGAAATACGATAGGCCTCGAAGCCACGAGACTGAGCTAGGATTATCATCCCACACCGACAAGAACATCGTAACAATCTTGTACCAGAATGAGATCAACGGATTGGAAGTCCTCACCAAAGATGGACACTGGTTTACTTCTCAACCATCACCTAACTCTTTCGTCGTCATGATTGGAGAATCCTTTTct GCATGGACAAACGGGAGGCTGCACGCTCCTTACCACAAGGTGATGATGAGCGGAGACGAAGCTCGATACTCAATTGGATTGTTTTCGGTTCCTAAACCGGGTTACATGATAAAGGCTCCCGAAGAGATGGTGGATGAAGAACATCCTCTACTCTTCAACCCCTATGATCATCATCGCTTTCTTCAATTCTACTATACCGAAGCTGGCCAGAAATCCCCAGCTGCTCTCAAAGAATATTGTGGACACTAA